GAGTACTTGTGATGAAAATCTTGGATTTGTCCGCTAAGGTATACAATTCGCTCTGCCATTCCTTCAATAACGGCATCTTTAAATTTGTCCTTCAAAGCATGTGGCAGGCCATGCAAGGTGTCTTGATCCATACAAAGCACAATAACTTCGTTTAAGGCTTTAGCAGTAGCACTTTTAGGCCTTTTCTTAATAAAGCTACCTTCACCTATAAACTGACCTGCTTTGATAACACCAAGCGCTTGAGAGCCTCCTTGTTTAAGTATTTCTACTTCACCGGATAGCACGATATAGAAATGACTGTTGTGATCTAACTCAGATTGCACAAATTGATTTGGCTTACAGTTATAGACTTTACTTTTTTGGAGCAGTAACTCACGCTGCGCTATGGTAAAGCCCTTAAAGAAATTTATGCGACCAATTATCTCAAGTAGTTTTAGTTTGGAAATTTTATTAAGCGGTAACATAGCGTTAAACCATTACATCACTAGCAGCTTATTTTGCCGAGCTAAATTGATTAGTCAATGGCTATGCTAATTAGTGAGTGTAATTTTACTATTCCAAAATAGATAACATTGCCAGAAGCAGCGCTAATTGAAATTTCTGGCTTTCATTGTGTAGTTGAAAAACAGATATAAAAAAGCCCCGCATTAGCGAGGCTTTTTCGAAACACTTTAAAAAACTAAATTACTTAGCTTCTTTACGTGCCTTAACTTCAGCAATAACTTCTTCTGCTACGTTGTTTGGAGCAGCTGAGTAGTGGCTGAATTCCATTGAGAATTGACCACGACCTGAAGTGATTGTACGTAAGTGACCGATGTAACCAAACATTTCTGATAATGGCACGTCTGCTTTAATGCGAACGCCAGTAGTACCAGCTTCTTGGTCTTTGATCATACCACGACGACGGTTAAGGTCACCGATTACGTCACCAACGTTGTCTTCTGGCGTGAACACGTCAACTTTCATCACTGGCTCTAGTAATTGAGCACCAGCTTTAGGCATTGATTGACGGAATGCACCTTTTGCTGCGATTTCGAAAGCTACTGCTGACGAGTCAACTGCGTGGTAGCCACCGTCGTATAGTTCAACTTCAACGTCAAGCACTGGGAAGCCAGCAACTGGACCTTCTTCCATCATGCTTGCGAAACCTTTTTCGATCGCAGGGAAGAATTCTTTAGGAACGTTACCACCAACAACTGTTGAAGTGAACTTGAAGCCAGTGTTTGGCTCGCCTGGCTTGATGCGGTAGTCGATCTTACCGAACTGACCAGAACCACCAGATTGTTTCTTATGTGTGTAAGAATCTTCAATCGCTTGCGTGATAGTTTCACGGTACGCTACTTGTGGCTTACCAACTTCTAATTCAACACCGTAAGTACGCTTAAGGATGTCTACTTTGATGTCTAAGTGAAGTTCACCCATACCTTTAAGGATGGTTTCACCTGAGTCTTCGTCAGTTTCAACTTGGAACGTTGGATCTTCAGCAACCATCTTACCGATCGCGATACCCATCTTCTCAGCACCACCTTTCTCTTTTGGAGAAACAGCGATTGAGATTACTGGCTCTGGGAATACCATCGCTTCAAGAGTACAAGGTTGTTTCACGTCACATAATGTGTGACCAGTTTGAACGTTCTTCATACCTACGATTGCAAGAATGTCACCCGCTTGTGCTTCAGTAAGCTCGGTACGGTCTTCCGCTTGCATCTCTACCATACGGCCGATACGCTCAGTTTTACCTGTGAATGAGTTAAGTACTGTGTCACCTTTCTTAAGACGACCAGAGTAAATACGTACGAACGTAAGTGCACCGAAACGGTCATCCATAATTTTGAATGCTAATGCACGGAACGGCTCTTCAGCGTCAACTAGTGCGAATTCACCAGTAGGCTCACCTTCTTCGTCAGTTAGTGGCTGTGGTGGAACTTCAGTTGGCGACGGTAAGTAGTCAACAACAGCGTCAAGAAGAAGTTGCATACCTTTGTTCTTGAATGCAGAACCACAGTATGTAGGGAAGAACAATAGTTCGTTAGTACCTTTACGGATACAAGCTTTGATTTGCTCTTCAGTCGGCTCAACACCTTCCATGTATTCCATTAATAAGTCATCGTCTGCTTCTAGTGCAGTTTCGATTAACATTTCACGGTACTCAGCAGCTTGGTCTACCATGTCTGCAGGAATGTCTTGAACTTCGTAGTTTTCTGGTTGACCTGAGTCATCCCATACATAAGCTTTTTGGCTTAATACGTCAACAACACCAACGAAGTTATCTTCTTCACCAATTGGTAAAGTCATAACTAGTGGGTTTGCGCCAAGTACGTTTTTCACTTGGTCTTTAACGCGGAAGAAGTTTGCACCTAAACGGTCTAACTTGTTAACGAAGATCAAACGAGCAACTTTTGACTCGTTCGCGTAACGCCAGTTAGTTTCTGATTGCGGCTCAACACCACCAGAACCACAGAATACACCAATACCACCATCAAGAACTTTAAGAGAACGGTAAACTTCAACAGTGAAGTCAACGTGACCCGGGGTGTCGATTACGTTAAAACGGTGCTTTTTCCACTCACAAGTTACAGCAGCAGACTGGATAGTAATACCACGCTCAGCTTCTTGCTCCATGAAGTCAGTAGTAGATTCACCATCGTGAACTTCACCGATCTTGTGGATCATACCTGTAAGTTTCAAAATTCGTTCAGTTGTTGTGGTTTTACCAGCATCAACGTGAGCGAAAATACCAATATTTCTGTATTTTGATAAATCTGCCATTTTCTTGCTCTGCTTGTACCTAATTAAAATCAATTAGGGGTTAGTGATTAAAAACCGCGCGAGTATACCAGAACTTAACGAAAACCAACATAGAAAAAGTTGAAATTAATCGTTTCACCGCTGAACTGTATCAATTTAGCGGATTCTTGCAGGTAAATAAGTGCTAACCACGTTTCAGCTAATGCTATAGTAATCAGCTAACTATGAATGCTATGGGCTGGGTAAAACGGAGAACACTGTGGTTCAGCACTAACCCTAGAGTATCTGCCTATTATAGGTATGGTTGATCAGATGATCTCATCACCAATGCACTCTAACCATATCTGGAATGATAAAATCCGGAATGATATAAGCTCAATGGCACAAGTATTAACTGAGCAAAATATGAACGTCGCGTTTAAGCGCTGCAAAACAATTGCGCATAACAATAGCAAAAGGAACTTGTGATGAATTTAACCCCGTCACTACAACAGTATTTCGGCTTTGACCAATTTAGGGCAGGGCAAGAGCAAGTCATTCAGCAACTTTTGGCTGGCAATTCTTCATTGGCGATATTTCCAACCGGCTCGGGTAAGTCCTTGTGCTATCAATTAGCTGCGCTGCATTTACCGCACTTAACCTTAGTAGTCTCACCTTTACTAGCCTTAATGAAAGACCAATTAGCATTTTTGCGCAGTAAAGGTATTAATGCTGCCAGTATTGATTCAACATTAAGCTACGAGGAGTACCAGCGAGTAGTGCAGGGGCTTAATAACGGCGAAATCAAAATATTGATGGTTTCCGTTGAGCGATTCAAGAATGAACGCTTTCGGCAACTGATTAATCGCTTATCTATTTCTATGCTCGCCGTTGATGAAGCGCATTGTGTGTCAGAGTGGGGGCATAACTTTCGACCGGACTATCTCAAACTGCCTAGCTACGCCAAAGAGCTTAATATTCCATTAACGCTACTATTAACTGCAACCGCGACTAAACAAGTTAAGCAAGATATGGCAGAGCGCTTTGCCATCGCATCAGAGCATATCGTGCAGACAGGTTTTTATCGGCAAAACTTGGATTTATCAGTGGTTGCTTGTTTAGAAGAGCAAAAGCAGGCGCAGTTATTACAGGTGGTTTCTCAACAGCAACGAAACAGCTGTGGTGTGGTTTATGTCACCTTGCAACAATCTGCCGAACAGGTGGCGAGTTTTCTTTTACAGCAAGGTATAAATGCAAAAGCCTACCATGCGGGGTTAGATAATGAAGTGCGCAGTGATATTCAGCAACGGTTTATGGCAGGGGAAGTTCAAGTGGTTGTGGCCACCATTGCCTTTGGTATGGGGGTAGATAAAAGTGATATTCGCTTTGTGATTCATTATGACCTGCCCAAATCGATTGAAAACTATAGCCAGGAAATTGGTCGTGCGGGGCGCGATGGTCAGCCAAGCAATTGTATTGTGTTAGCGAATCTTGATGGCTTAACCGTTTTGGAAAACTTCGTTTATGGTGACACGCCAGAGCAAACTGGTATCGAACATGTACTTAATGATATTCGCGAAGAGCAGGAACATGGTAATTGGTCCCTGCAATTACATCGCTTATCGACGGCCAGCAATATTAAGCAGTTACCACTAAAAACTTTGTTAGTGCAACTTGAGTTGGCGGGTGCACTGCAATCCAGCTATAGCTACTTTGCCGAAGTAAAGTTTAAGTTTGTTAGCACGGCGCAAGAGATTGTTGCCATGTTTGAGGGCGAGCGACAACAGTTTCTACAAACTATTTTCGATTATTCCGCGGGTAAGAAAGTTTGGTATCAGCCAGATTTTGATGCCATCAGCCACCATAGCGGTAGCGATCGCAAACGTATATTAACTGCACTTGAATACTTAGCCGATAAAGGGTTAATCGCAATCGAAACCAAACAAGTAACCGATGTTTATCGAGTGAATCAGCAAGCGCTTACTAATGAAGGGTTAGCTGAGTACCTAGCAGATTACTTTGCCAGTAATGAAAGCAAAGAGATCGCGCGTTTAAGTCGATTAGTGGCGTTTTTTAATTCTGCTGATTGTTTAACCGCGCAACTCGCCAATTATTTTGATGATAACCAAGCGCCTGAGCATTGTGGCCATTGCAGTGTCTGTCGAGGTCAGGTGGCCAACCTTGCACTATCTGCGCAAAGCGTGTGGCCAGAAGATGACGTAATTAAAGCTGCCGCTAGTGAATTGGTAGCGCATTTATCCCCTAAAGTTGAGCAACCTATTTCAATCACCACGATAAGTCGATTCCTTGCTGGCATGACAGTGCCGATCTTCGGTCGCCATAAAGTGAAATCGTTGAGTGGTTTTGGCTTATGTCAGCAATTGCCTTATGCCGAGGTTAAACAAAAATTGAATCATTTACTTAGCGCATGATGCTACGTGAACTTAATAGCTCGCTTGAAACCACCATTTAAATTAAGTGTTGCACTTTTAAGCAGTTTAAGTATAATGCGCGTCCACGTTGGCGAATGCCTACGTGAGATGTAAAGGTTACTTAGCCATTGCCTTTAAGCAAAGCCAAGTAATTCTTGCTATACAGCGACTCCGATTGGGAGTCGAATGAAATAATCGGTACACCCCCCTTCAATCACTATGAAGGCGATGGGCTGTACTTTGTTCGTTCTTTTATTAGGGGATTTGATAAATGTCAAATCAAAGAATTCGCATTCGTTTGAAAGCGTTCGATCATCGTTTGATTGATCAATCTACAGCAGAGATCGTTGACACTGCTAAACGCACTGGTGCACAGGTTCGTGGTCCTATTCCATTACCAACGCGCAAAGAGCGTTTCACTGTTTTGATTTCTCCACACGTTAACAAAGATGCGCGTGACCAGTACGAGATTCGTACTCACAAGCGTTTAATTGATATCGTAGAACCAACTGAAAAGACTGTTGATGCATTAATGCGTTTAGACTTAGCAGCTGGTGTCGACGTTCAAATTAGCTTGGGTTAATAGGGGGTTTTAACATGACTATAGGTCTAGTTGGACGTAAAGTTGGTATGACTCGCATCTTCTCTGAAGATGGCGTTTCAACTCCAGTAACTGTCCTAGAAGTTGAAGCTAACCGTGTTGCTCAGGTAAAAACTGTAGACAACGATGGTTACTCAGCGATTCAAGTTACTACTGGTGCTAAAAAAGCTAACCGTGTAAACAAGCCAGCAGCTGGTCACTTTGCGAAAGCAGGTATCGAAGCAGGTCGTGGTTTATGGGAATTCCGTTTAGCGGAAGGCGAAGGTGCAGAATTAGCAACTGGTAGCGAAATCACTGTTGAGCTATTCAACGATACTAAATTAGTAGACGTGACAGGCACTTCAAAGGGTAAAGGTTTCCAAGGCGGTATCAAACGTTGGAATTTCCGTACTCAAGATATGTCACACGGTAACTCATTGTCTCACCGTTCAAACGGTTCAATCGGTCAATGTCAAACACCAGGTCGCGTATTTAAAGGCAAAAAAATGTCTGGTCACATGGGTGCTGCGAAAGTTACTACGCAAAACCTTGAGTTAGTTCGCGTAGATGCTGAACGTAACTTGCTTCTTATTAAAGGTGCAGTTCCGGGTCACGTAAACGCTGACGTAATCATCAAGCCAGCTGTTAAAGCCTAACGTCTGAGGAGAATTTTGATGGAATTAGCATTAAAAGACGCGTCAGGCGCTGTTGAAGTTTCAGAAGCAACGTTCGGTCGTGAATTCAACGAAGCTTTAGTACACCAAGTAGTTGTTGCTTACGCAGCAGGTGCTCGTCAAGGTACTGTTAAGCAAAAGAACCGTTCTGAAGTTAGCGGCGGTGGTAAAAAGCCATGGCGTCAAAAAGGTACTGGCCGTGCACGTGCTGGTACAACTCGTGGTCCAATCTGGAGAACTGGTGGCGTAACTTTCGCTGCGCGTCCTCAAGACCACAGCCAAAAAGTAAACCGTAAGATGTATCGTGGTGCGATCCAAAGCATCCTTTCTGAGTTAGTTCGTCAAGACCGTTTAGTGGTTGTTAACGACTTCGCAGTAGATACACCTAAAACTAAAGAATTAGTTGCTAAGCTTAAAGGTTTAGAACTTAAAGATGTATTAATCGTTACACCTGAAGTAGACGAGAACTTATTCTTATCTGCTCGCAACTTATACAAAGTTGACGTTCGTGACGTTCAAGGCATCGACCCAGTTTCTTTAGTTGGTTTCGAAAAAGTATTAATGACTGCTGGTGCGGTTAAGCAAATTGAGGAGATGTTAGCATGATAAGCGAAGAACGTTTGTTGAAAGTGCTATTGGCACCAAACATTTCTGAAAAAGCAACAATGGCTGCTGAAGCAAACAACACAGTTGTTTTCAAAGTTGCTACTACTGCTACAAAAGCTGAAATCAAAGCCGCTGTTGAGCAACTTTTCGAAGTAAAAGTTGATGGTGTTCGTACTCTAAATGTTAAGGGTAAAACAAAGCGTACAGGTGCTCGTTTTGGTCGTCGTAGCGACTGGAAAAAAGCGTACGTTACTCTTGCTGAAGGTAGCGACATCGACTTCGTTGGCGCAGAAGCATAGGAGAAGTACAAATGGCTGTAGTTAAATGTAAACCAACTTCTCCGGGTCGTCGCCACGTCGTTAAAGTGGTTAACCCGGACTTGTACAAAGGTAAGCCTTACGCACCACTTTTAGAGAAAAACTCTAAGTCTGGCGGTCGTAACAATACTGGTCGTATTACAGTTCGTCACGTTGGTGGTGGTCACAAGCATCACTATCGCGTAATTGACTTTAAACGTACTAAAGACGGTATCCCTGCAAAAGTTGAGCGTTTGGAATATGATCCAAACCGCAGCGCAAACATCG
The nucleotide sequence above comes from Thalassotalea euphylliae. Encoded proteins:
- a CDS encoding Crp/Fnr family transcriptional regulator, with translation MLPLNKISKLKLLEIIGRINFFKGFTIAQRELLLQKSKVYNCKPNQFVQSELDHNSHFYIVLSGEVEILKQGGSQALGVIKAGQFIGEGSFIKKRPKSATAKALNEVIVLCMDQDTLHGLPHALKDKFKDAVIEGMAERIVYLSGQIQDFHHKYSPES
- the fusA gene encoding elongation factor G, which encodes MADLSKYRNIGIFAHVDAGKTTTTERILKLTGMIHKIGEVHDGESTTDFMEQEAERGITIQSAAVTCEWKKHRFNVIDTPGHVDFTVEVYRSLKVLDGGIGVFCGSGGVEPQSETNWRYANESKVARLIFVNKLDRLGANFFRVKDQVKNVLGANPLVMTLPIGEEDNFVGVVDVLSQKAYVWDDSGQPENYEVQDIPADMVDQAAEYREMLIETALEADDDLLMEYMEGVEPTEEQIKACIRKGTNELLFFPTYCGSAFKNKGMQLLLDAVVDYLPSPTEVPPQPLTDEEGEPTGEFALVDAEEPFRALAFKIMDDRFGALTFVRIYSGRLKKGDTVLNSFTGKTERIGRMVEMQAEDRTELTEAQAGDILAIVGMKNVQTGHTLCDVKQPCTLEAMVFPEPVISIAVSPKEKGGAEKMGIAIGKMVAEDPTFQVETDEDSGETILKGMGELHLDIKVDILKRTYGVELEVGKPQVAYRETITQAIEDSYTHKKQSGGSGQFGKIDYRIKPGEPNTGFKFTSTVVGGNVPKEFFPAIEKGFASMMEEGPVAGFPVLDVEVELYDGGYHAVDSSAVAFEIAAKGAFRQSMPKAGAQLLEPVMKVDVFTPEDNVGDVIGDLNRRRGMIKDQEAGTTGVRIKADVPLSEMFGYIGHLRTITSGRGQFSMEFSHYSAAPNNVAEEVIAEVKARKEAK
- a CDS encoding RecQ family ATP-dependent DNA helicase, which encodes MNLTPSLQQYFGFDQFRAGQEQVIQQLLAGNSSLAIFPTGSGKSLCYQLAALHLPHLTLVVSPLLALMKDQLAFLRSKGINAASIDSTLSYEEYQRVVQGLNNGEIKILMVSVERFKNERFRQLINRLSISMLAVDEAHCVSEWGHNFRPDYLKLPSYAKELNIPLTLLLTATATKQVKQDMAERFAIASEHIVQTGFYRQNLDLSVVACLEEQKQAQLLQVVSQQQRNSCGVVYVTLQQSAEQVASFLLQQGINAKAYHAGLDNEVRSDIQQRFMAGEVQVVVATIAFGMGVDKSDIRFVIHYDLPKSIENYSQEIGRAGRDGQPSNCIVLANLDGLTVLENFVYGDTPEQTGIEHVLNDIREEQEHGNWSLQLHRLSTASNIKQLPLKTLLVQLELAGALQSSYSYFAEVKFKFVSTAQEIVAMFEGERQQFLQTIFDYSAGKKVWYQPDFDAISHHSGSDRKRILTALEYLADKGLIAIETKQVTDVYRVNQQALTNEGLAEYLADYFASNESKEIARLSRLVAFFNSADCLTAQLANYFDDNQAPEHCGHCSVCRGQVANLALSAQSVWPEDDVIKAAASELVAHLSPKVEQPISITTISRFLAGMTVPIFGRHKVKSLSGFGLCQQLPYAEVKQKLNHLLSA
- the rpsJ gene encoding 30S ribosomal protein S10; this translates as MSNQRIRIRLKAFDHRLIDQSTAEIVDTAKRTGAQVRGPIPLPTRKERFTVLISPHVNKDARDQYEIRTHKRLIDIVEPTEKTVDALMRLDLAAGVDVQISLG
- the rplC gene encoding 50S ribosomal protein L3, with the protein product MTIGLVGRKVGMTRIFSEDGVSTPVTVLEVEANRVAQVKTVDNDGYSAIQVTTGAKKANRVNKPAAGHFAKAGIEAGRGLWEFRLAEGEGAELATGSEITVELFNDTKLVDVTGTSKGKGFQGGIKRWNFRTQDMSHGNSLSHRSNGSIGQCQTPGRVFKGKKMSGHMGAAKVTTQNLELVRVDAERNLLLIKGAVPGHVNADVIIKPAVKA
- the rplD gene encoding 50S ribosomal protein L4 produces the protein MELALKDASGAVEVSEATFGREFNEALVHQVVVAYAAGARQGTVKQKNRSEVSGGGKKPWRQKGTGRARAGTTRGPIWRTGGVTFAARPQDHSQKVNRKMYRGAIQSILSELVRQDRLVVVNDFAVDTPKTKELVAKLKGLELKDVLIVTPEVDENLFLSARNLYKVDVRDVQGIDPVSLVGFEKVLMTAGAVKQIEEMLA
- the rplW gene encoding 50S ribosomal protein L23, which gives rise to MISEERLLKVLLAPNISEKATMAAEANNTVVFKVATTATKAEIKAAVEQLFEVKVDGVRTLNVKGKTKRTGARFGRRSDWKKAYVTLAEGSDIDFVGAEA